ATGGCCATTTCGAAGCTAAAGAGTACATCCATTCAATTATGAGACCATTAGTAGCTCAAGGCCAGAGATGCAGAATATTGGAGCTACCCCAACAATGCCTCAAAAAATAGAGCTATCTAATGGCGAAGTTATTACCATAAGGCCATTTTCAATAAGAGATTTGCACGCATTACACAGGATGTATCCATTTCTTTCAGATAAATCTAAGGATTTCTACAGGGAACAATCAGTTCGACCAAGACCAGCGTCATATTCATCTGGAGCTACTTTGCGATGGACAGTGAGCAAATTAAGGCTTATCCTTTCGACAATCGGACCCATCCGAACATGCCTGATGTACATTCCCCATGCAGCATTTCTGCCATTTGTTGCGGTTAACCAAAATCGTGAAGTCGTTGGCTTTAGGTATTACGAGATACTGGCAAATCGCATTGAACACGGATATATTGCTACCGATGGCATTGTATTGAGGGATGATTATCAGGGGGTTGGGCTAGGGACCTGTTTCATCAAAATGACCCTTGAAGCGGTTGCCCACCAGATAGAAATAGTGGTTACAGATACACGGAACCCTGCGATGATTCATACATATCAAAAAGTCGGCTTTAAGATAGTCGGCTATGCCAAAAACAATCAGGGAGACATCCTCTGCCAGATGATCTATCTCACAAGACCATGTGAATCGCTCGAAA
This genomic window from Dehalococcoidia bacterium contains:
- a CDS encoding GNAT family protein, with amino-acid sequence MQNIGATPTMPQKIELSNGEVITIRPFSIRDLHALHRMYPFLSDKSKDFYREQSVRPRPASYSSGATLRWTVSKLRLILSTIGPIRTCLMYIPHAAFLPFVAVNQNREVVGFRYYEILANRIEHGYIATDGIVLRDDYQGVGLGTCFIKMTLEAVAHQIEIVVTDTRNPAMIHTYQKVGFKIVGYAKNNQGDILCQMIYLTRPCESLEIIDKEYKDHSWHEPLC